A portion of the Actomonas aquatica genome contains these proteins:
- a CDS encoding TonB-dependent siderophore receptor, with protein MKPFFGLTALPRLSLAASLATLSCAHLPAQTEAADDEPTNEEVVTLKEFSVTATTPSEYGAAESTTGTRVASRIRDLPFSVNVVTGEFLDDFAAFEFREQFGYTSSVSVWETLSTGYNLRGFDADVQLRNGFRRIGLIDKVNVSRAEVIKGPAASIYGTVLPGGTINVITKKPEAKQKTQMTLYGGSDDMYRVRLSSTGPVKDSESWFYRIDAAHHANDYDQPFKHKEQRTVAAQLLWKPNSDTSFLMEYEWLERDEVAIASTSIPMLTEVADDPYREGRTYTRYTGLALDLMDFNPQGPLNYSDRYVHNVTATFEHRFNDIFSLRSSGNWFERGLERQEVGSRSRINSATGLMDRGTPRLRPYGEGGASWQTDLLASWESGSVSHKTLLTVDYQRQTETPERWDMTATAIANGGMPADVLGGLDPANPNYDFVTYREDPSLYALSQKEDNSLDLWGVFLSERMTLADERINLMAGVRYDYVDSHARDLRNNTDSRRNINETTYQLGGNWRVTPGLSLFASTSKSFVPQFGVGRAIDGSTYDLPNETGEGWEAGFKADMLEGRLTFTTTYFDIDRANVARDTFDLDTGATITVLSGAETSSGVEFDFNWVVTPSLQFFGGYGYVDAKYVSHAQAPHLEGIPLRRAPKDNLGVGVKYTVKNGTLKGLYFTGGYKYYGESLVNPSTGRRITASSSRPIQNLRLPNGRLIFADLPEGELIYSGEARVDDGRESIFNDSYGIFEAGVGYSWRTHERRYRHKVQLNVRNLSDEVYTYGSAGPGQGRSFTGTYDLSF; from the coding sequence ATGAAACCGTTTTTCGGTCTGACCGCCTTGCCGCGGTTGTCCCTTGCTGCGTCGTTGGCGACCTTGTCGTGCGCCCATCTGCCGGCGCAAACTGAAGCCGCGGACGATGAGCCCACCAATGAGGAGGTCGTCACGCTCAAGGAATTTTCCGTCACCGCCACCACGCCCAGCGAGTATGGTGCGGCGGAGTCCACCACCGGCACGCGTGTCGCCAGTCGGATTCGCGACCTGCCGTTTTCGGTCAATGTCGTGACCGGCGAGTTCCTCGATGACTTCGCGGCCTTTGAGTTCCGTGAACAGTTCGGCTACACCAGTAGTGTCTCGGTGTGGGAAACGCTCTCCACCGGCTACAACCTGCGCGGCTTTGATGCCGACGTGCAGCTGCGCAATGGCTTTCGTCGCATCGGTCTGATCGACAAGGTCAACGTCAGTCGCGCCGAAGTGATCAAAGGCCCCGCCGCGTCGATCTACGGCACGGTGCTGCCGGGCGGCACGATCAACGTGATCACCAAGAAACCCGAGGCGAAGCAGAAGACGCAGATGACCCTCTACGGGGGCAGCGACGACATGTATCGCGTGCGGCTTTCGTCCACCGGTCCGGTCAAGGACAGCGAGTCGTGGTTCTACCGCATTGATGCGGCCCATCACGCCAACGACTACGACCAGCCGTTTAAGCACAAGGAGCAGCGCACGGTGGCCGCGCAGTTGCTCTGGAAACCCAACAGCGACACCAGCTTCCTGATGGAATACGAGTGGTTGGAGCGCGACGAAGTGGCGATCGCGAGCACGAGTATCCCGATGCTGACCGAGGTCGCGGATGACCCCTACCGGGAAGGCCGCACCTATACCCGCTACACGGGGCTCGCTCTCGACCTGATGGATTTTAATCCGCAGGGACCGCTCAACTATTCCGACCGCTACGTGCACAATGTGACGGCGACCTTTGAGCATCGCTTTAACGACATCTTCTCCCTGCGCAGCAGCGGCAACTGGTTCGAGCGCGGCTTGGAGCGCCAGGAAGTCGGCAGCCGCAGCCGGATCAATTCGGCCACCGGTCTGATGGATCGCGGCACCCCGCGCCTGCGTCCCTATGGTGAAGGTGGCGCGAGTTGGCAGACGGACCTGCTGGCTTCGTGGGAGAGTGGCTCCGTCTCGCACAAAACGCTGCTCACAGTCGATTACCAGCGTCAGACTGAGACCCCGGAGCGTTGGGACATGACCGCCACCGCGATCGCCAATGGCGGCATGCCGGCCGACGTGCTGGGCGGCCTTGATCCGGCCAACCCCAACTACGATTTTGTGACTTACCGCGAGGACCCCTCGCTCTACGCGCTGTCGCAGAAAGAGGATAACTCCCTCGATCTCTGGGGCGTGTTCCTGAGCGAGCGCATGACCCTCGCCGATGAGCGCATCAACCTCATGGCCGGCGTGCGTTACGACTACGTCGACAGCCACGCCCGCGATCTGCGCAACAACACCGACAGTCGTCGCAACATCAACGAGACCACCTACCAGTTGGGCGGCAACTGGCGCGTCACGCCGGGACTTTCGCTCTTCGCCAGCACCTCCAAGTCGTTCGTGCCGCAATTTGGCGTGGGCCGCGCCATCGATGGTTCGACCTACGACCTGCCGAACGAAACCGGCGAAGGCTGGGAAGCTGGCTTCAAGGCCGACATGCTGGAAGGGCGCCTCACCTTCACCACGACCTACTTTGATATCGATCGCGCCAACGTGGCCCGTGACACCTTCGACCTCGATACCGGCGCCACCATCACGGTGCTTTCCGGCGCCGAGACCTCGTCGGGTGTGGAGTTCGATTTCAACTGGGTCGTCACGCCGAGCCTGCAGTTCTTCGGCGGCTACGGTTATGTCGACGCCAAGTATGTTAGCCACGCCCAGGCCCCGCACCTCGAGGGCATCCCGCTGCGTCGCGCGCCGAAGGACAATTTGGGCGTGGGCGTGAAATACACCGTCAAAAACGGCACGCTCAAGGGCCTGTATTTCACCGGCGGATACAAGTATTACGGCGAGTCGCTGGTGAATCCCTCCACCGGTCGTCGTATCACCGCGAGCAGCAGCCGTCCGATTCAGAATCTGCGTCTGCCGAATGGTCGCCTCATCTTTGCCGACCTGCCGGAAGGTGAGTTGATCTACAGCGGTGAAGCCCGGGTCGACGACGGTCGCGAGTCCATCTTCAACGACTCGTATGGCATCTTTGAAGCCGGTGTGGGTTACAGCTGGCGCACGCATGAGCGCCGCTATCGCCACAAGGTGCAGCTGAACGTGCGCAACCTCAGCGACGAGGTTTACACCTACGGTTCCGCCGGACCGGGTCAGGGCCGCTCCTTCACCGGCACCTACGACCTGAGCTTCTGA
- a CDS encoding acetylxylan esterase, with the protein MQRLALAFLLLAAALRAAPELSLTLDHADWVYGLDDTATFTVRVLDDGQPVPDATVTYQLGPERFETDYAAVTVPAAGLVLTGSMTSPGFLRCKVSYGEQSALATAAFAPEQLTVTQTDPADFDAFWASYIERLAAIPMNLSRELDVEASTEEVLVYKVSFDAWNFSDRPMRFYGMLTMPAAPGRYPAVLRVPGAGVRPYTGEKSLAARGMIVLQIGIHGIPVDLPEPLYQNLRAGALNYYPEFNLDNRDRYYFLRVYLACLRANDVLTQEENWDNTRLVVAGGSQGGQLSIVTSALDPRVTGTVTNYPAYCDTTGYLTGRAGGWPHLLSKPENQTAAKLETTRYYDTANFARRLHAPISLAFGYNDETCPPTSMQAVYNLIAVEKTLMIEKEMGHRSSRPFAKHYADRVAAMAGVQ; encoded by the coding sequence ATGCAACGCCTCGCCCTCGCATTCCTGCTGCTGGCGGCCGCCCTGCGCGCCGCGCCCGAACTCTCCCTCACGCTTGATCATGCCGACTGGGTGTATGGCCTCGATGACACCGCCACCTTCACGGTGCGCGTGCTCGACGACGGTCAGCCCGTGCCCGACGCAACGGTCACCTACCAACTCGGCCCGGAGCGCTTCGAAACCGACTACGCGGCGGTCACTGTGCCCGCCGCCGGGCTGGTGCTCACCGGCTCAATGACCTCGCCCGGCTTCCTGCGCTGCAAAGTCAGCTACGGTGAACAGAGTGCGCTCGCCACCGCCGCCTTCGCGCCGGAGCAACTCACGGTCACCCAAACCGATCCGGCCGATTTCGACGCCTTCTGGGCGAGCTACATCGAACGCCTCGCCGCCATCCCGATGAACCTCAGCCGCGAACTCGACGTGGAGGCTTCGACCGAGGAAGTGCTCGTCTACAAAGTAAGTTTTGATGCCTGGAATTTCAGCGACCGCCCCATGCGTTTCTACGGCATGCTCACCATGCCCGCCGCGCCCGGTCGCTACCCAGCCGTCCTGCGCGTGCCGGGCGCCGGGGTGCGCCCTTACACCGGCGAGAAGTCGCTCGCGGCGCGCGGTATGATTGTGCTTCAGATCGGCATTCACGGCATCCCGGTGGATCTGCCCGAGCCGCTCTACCAAAACCTCCGCGCCGGAGCGTTGAACTACTACCCGGAGTTCAACCTCGATAACCGCGACCGCTATTACTTCCTGCGCGTCTACCTCGCCTGTCTGCGCGCCAACGATGTGCTCACCCAGGAGGAAAACTGGGACAATACGCGCCTCGTGGTCGCCGGCGGCAGCCAAGGCGGACAACTCTCGATCGTGACCTCCGCGCTCGATCCACGCGTCACCGGCACCGTCACCAACTACCCCGCCTACTGCGACACCACGGGCTACCTGACCGGCCGCGCCGGCGGCTGGCCGCATCTCTTGTCCAAGCCGGAAAACCAAACCGCCGCCAAACTGGAGACCACGCGCTATTACGACACCGCCAATTTCGCGCGTCGCTTGCACGCCCCGATCAGCCTGGCCTTCGGCTACAACGACGAAACCTGCCCGCCCACCAGCATGCAGGCCGTCTACAACCTCATCGCGGTGGAAAAGACGCTCATGATCGAAAAGGAAATGGGCCACCGCTCCTCCCGCCCCTTCGCGAAACACTACGCCGATCGCGTCGCCGCGATGGCCGGCGTGCAGTAA
- a CDS encoding alpha/beta hydrolase, which translates to MRSQQILSLVLAWAVAPLSAALSYGQNTPATPTSFPGADTVIYRDAQPEPVRLHIVKPAGWKPTDRRPALVKFFGGGWQHGTPEKSIGGARAAARLGMVGFAPDYRVVQRWPDSDASHTVADARRAIRWIQDHADELGVDPQRIIVVGSSAGAHLALWTAITTSPPELTEEEEAPRFKPAALILSSPPSDTSAATGVGGDRFNVAEPDRYSPLQHLDATMPPVLLIHGDADRLVPFAQSVALHAALVATGNTCEFHPVPGGGHNYTQDVPSWKRKVPELQSDFLTRLHLLPVANED; encoded by the coding sequence ATGCGCTCGCAACAAATCCTGAGTCTCGTGCTCGCGTGGGCGGTCGCGCCGCTGTCGGCCGCCCTCAGCTACGGCCAAAACACGCCCGCCACTCCCACCAGCTTCCCCGGCGCGGACACCGTGATCTACCGCGACGCGCAACCGGAGCCGGTGCGGCTGCACATCGTCAAACCCGCCGGCTGGAAACCGACCGATCGGCGGCCCGCCCTCGTGAAATTTTTCGGCGGCGGCTGGCAACACGGCACCCCGGAAAAATCCATCGGTGGCGCCCGCGCCGCCGCCCGCCTCGGCATGGTGGGCTTCGCGCCCGATTATCGGGTCGTCCAGCGTTGGCCGGACAGTGATGCCAGTCACACCGTGGCCGACGCGCGCCGCGCGATTCGCTGGATCCAGGACCACGCCGACGAACTCGGCGTGGACCCACAACGCATCATCGTTGTCGGCTCCTCCGCTGGCGCGCACCTCGCCCTGTGGACCGCCATCACGACCTCACCGCCCGAGCTGACCGAGGAGGAGGAGGCTCCGCGCTTTAAACCCGCCGCGCTCATCCTCTCTTCCCCGCCCTCCGACACCTCGGCCGCGACTGGCGTGGGCGGCGACCGCTTCAACGTCGCCGAGCCCGACCGTTATTCACCGCTGCAACACCTCGATGCGACGATGCCGCCGGTGTTGTTGATCCACGGCGATGCCGATCGCCTCGTGCCCTTTGCCCAATCCGTTGCCCTGCACGCCGCCTTGGTGGCGACCGGCAACACCTGCGAGTTTCACCCCGTGCCCGGCGGCGGGCACAACTACACGCAGGATGTCCCGAGCTGGAAGCGAAAGGTGCCGGAACTCCAAAGCGATTTTCTTACCCGCCTGCATCTGTTGCCCGTCGCCAACGAGGACTGA
- a CDS encoding sugar phosphate isomerase/epimerase family protein codes for MFNARAARPLSFSTLGCPSLDWDSTLDLAQASGMAGIELRCLRGETLEPTNVADLLPRPPNARHDLTQRQLKVPMLGTSVKLLEATTADITALQTLGATADALDCPWLRVFDGGDASTPPSASHWAQVAAWMADWETQRNRAGIRTQLAVETHDALVHPLALQALRQQLPDLAVLWDLHHTWRAGVALPDTAALLGDAVCHVHLKDSINKPSPRKPFTYCLPGDGKFPWAEALTVLNQLGYRGALSLEWEQHWHPYLPPLAEALPRFRALCET; via the coding sequence ATGTTCAACGCTCGCGCTGCCCGCCCTCTTTCCTTCTCCACGCTCGGGTGCCCCTCTCTTGATTGGGACTCAACCCTGGACCTCGCTCAGGCCTCCGGCATGGCGGGCATCGAACTACGCTGTCTTCGTGGCGAGACCTTGGAGCCGACTAACGTAGCGGACCTTTTGCCTAGACCGCCGAACGCCCGACACGACCTCACTCAGCGCCAACTCAAAGTCCCGATGCTCGGCACCTCGGTGAAGCTACTCGAGGCAACGACCGCAGACATCACCGCGCTACAGACCTTGGGCGCCACCGCCGACGCGCTGGATTGTCCGTGGTTGCGCGTCTTTGATGGCGGCGACGCGAGCACCCCACCCTCCGCAAGCCACTGGGCTCAGGTCGCCGCGTGGATGGCGGATTGGGAAACGCAGCGAAATCGCGCCGGTATTCGCACCCAGTTGGCTGTCGAAACGCACGACGCGCTGGTGCATCCGCTCGCGCTACAAGCGCTGCGCCAGCAACTGCCCGACCTCGCCGTGTTGTGGGATCTGCACCATACGTGGCGCGCCGGCGTCGCGTTGCCCGACACCGCGGCCCTGCTGGGCGACGCCGTGTGTCACGTGCACCTCAAGGACAGCATCAACAAACCCTCACCGCGCAAACCCTTCACCTACTGCCTGCCCGGCGACGGCAAATTTCCGTGGGCCGAAGCGCTCACCGTCCTGAACCAACTCGGCTACCGTGGCGCACTGTCACTTGAGTGGGAGCAACACTGGCATCCCTACCTGCCGCCGCTGGCCGAAGCCCTCCCCCGTTTCCGCGCGCTGTGTGAGACTTAG
- a CDS encoding SDR family NAD(P)-dependent oxidoreductase → MPLLPKLAGKRALITAGAQGIGLAIAEALLEAGCDVFVHYHSSATGSAALATRASHLDRRFAAAAADLTAPGSGDELVASAAAELGGIDLLINNAGSLIARHDLAEIDDGFWERVMSLNMQSMMRVTRAALPHLTAAARQHGGASIVNLASLAGRKGGHGGSLAYATAKGAVLTFTRALAAELGPVGIRVNALAPGLILGTAFHNTHTTDDSARATIAAIPLGRAGTAADVARAAVYLASEYDGFITGATLDVNGGVWCG, encoded by the coding sequence ATGCCCCTCCTCCCCAAACTTGCCGGTAAACGCGCTCTGATTACCGCCGGTGCCCAAGGCATCGGCCTCGCTATTGCGGAGGCGTTGCTCGAAGCCGGCTGCGACGTCTTTGTGCACTATCACTCCAGCGCCACCGGCTCGGCGGCCCTCGCCACCCGCGCCAGTCATCTCGACCGCCGTTTTGCCGCCGCCGCGGCTGATCTCACCGCCCCCGGTAGCGGCGACGAACTGGTGGCCAGCGCCGCCGCTGAACTGGGTGGCATCGACCTGTTGATCAACAATGCCGGTTCCCTCATCGCCCGCCACGACCTCGCCGAGATCGATGATGGCTTCTGGGAACGCGTCATGTCGCTCAACATGCAAAGCATGATGCGTGTCACCCGCGCGGCCCTGCCGCATCTCACCGCCGCCGCCCGTCAGCACGGAGGCGCCAGCATCGTCAATCTCGCCTCGCTCGCCGGCCGCAAGGGCGGCCACGGGGGCTCCCTCGCCTACGCCACCGCCAAAGGCGCCGTGCTCACCTTCACCCGGGCGCTCGCCGCCGAACTCGGCCCGGTCGGCATCCGCGTCAACGCCCTCGCCCCGGGCCTCATCCTCGGCACCGCCTTTCACAACACGCACACCACCGACGACTCCGCCCGCGCCACCATCGCCGCCATCCCGCTCGGTCGCGCCGGCACCGCCGCCGACGTCGCCCGCGCCGCCGTGTATCTGGCCAGCGAATACGATGGTTTCATCACCGGCGCCACCCTCGATGTGAACGGCGGCGTCTGGTGCGGCTGA